One Hypomesus transpacificus isolate Combined female chromosome 6, fHypTra1, whole genome shotgun sequence DNA segment encodes these proteins:
- the cfap206 gene encoding cilia- and flagella-associated protein 206 gives MSRAQAESVIKNIIREIAQECAGKGHAVLETLVAFMVKAVVLDPRNQFNVDRTLTKQDVRKLVELCVDKLMDQGSPTLDTIKMQVYFDMNYTSRNEFINEHHRVLQSKLIPVSREITDSRVKTRDDLEGLYRKIVSYVLLRSGLGSPTDINTVREATAALQSVFPQSELGTFLSLIKKDKEQQLNELSMIVTGIRLFNKDSKKGGEGIEDLPAILNVSIPAAGKDIQWELELSQNLAWQYTAILEKLLDSVEARDCMVPLEQLKQALYNVRQHESFLKIILSDVILCAKKVEALQNDLATCMKLLREAVHSKTAVPTAHVFPHFTALAQYWSGLQDEMVLLSILGNLLINLQPFLTAQSRMFSDVQLESLLEGSEVKSDEQRMTESSENRVEPSANKRYEWIFPETTANFDELPIQYKGICGYMLVETNGILLPGNPSIGVLKHREKYYVFSSRDAALCFASKADEYIVQVAEKAKCSPELIQLLELHQQFSSVSPYSKMQSGDRLLVKPITKCDSCTQTDTHLLETNIFESYEWNEWELRRKAIKLANLRSRVTHSMQTNLSHMRRDNVTQTYLLKDVACQSRKDGTSNIPKPQVYLAGLRGEKNKTTRMIKTNLTRSIDE, from the exons ATGTCTCGTGCTCAGGCAGAAAGCGTGATAAAGAACATTATTAGGGAGATAGCCCAAGAATGTGCTGGAAAAGGGCATGCTGTATTGGAAACATTGGTGGCATTTATG GTGAAAGCTGTTGTGTTGGACCCAAGAAATCAATTCAACGTTGATCGAACTCTCACCAAGCAAGATGTTAGAAAACTTGTGGAG ttgtgtgtGGACAAACTCATGGACCAGGGAAGCCCTACCCTTGATACTATCAAGATGCAGGTGTATTTTGACATGAATTACACATCTAGAA ATGAGTTCATTAACGAGCATCACAGGGTACTGCAGTCCAAGTTGATCCCAGTTAGTCGAGAGATCACCGACAGCAGAGTGAAAACACGGGACGACCTTGAGGGCCTTTACCGTAAGATCGTCAGCTATGTTCTGCTGCGTTCAGGCCTTGGTTCCCCTACGGACATCAACACGGTCAGAGAGGCCACAG CTGCCTTGCAGAGTGTCTTTCCTCAGTCAGAGCTGGGAACCTTCTTGTCCCTGATCAAGAAAGACAAGGAGCAGCAGCTTAACGAGCTCAGCATGATCGTGACGGGCATCCGCCTCTTTAACAAAGACAgcaagaagggaggagagggcatCGAAGACT TACCTGCAATCCTCAACGTATCCATACCTGCTGCTGGTAAAGACATACAATGGGAACTGGAGCTTTCCCAGAACTTGGCTTGGCAATACACTGCCATCCTAGAGAAACTGCTGGACTCAGTGGAGGCCAGAGACTGCATGGTGCCCCTGGAACAACTCAAGCAGGCTCTCTATAATGTTCGACAACATGAATCTTTCCtgaaaattattttg TCAGATGTAATTCTATGTGCCAAGAAAGTTGAGGCTTTGCAAAACGACCTGGCAACATGCATGAAGCTGTTGAGGGAAGCTGTGCATTCAAAAACTGCTGTACCTACTGCACACGTTTTT CCTCATTTCACAGCTCTGGCACAGTACTGGTCAGGACTTCAGGATGAGATGGTTCTGTTAAGCATCCTGGGAAACCTTCTGATCAACCTTCAGCCCTTCCTCACCGCTCAGTCTCGGATGTTCTCTGATGTTCAATTGGAAAGCTTATTAGAGGGGTCGGAGGTCAAGAGTGATGAGCAGAGAATGACAGAGTCCTCAG AAAACCGCGTTGAGCCCAGTGCAAATAAGAGATATGAATGGATCTTCCCTGAGACAACAGCAAACTTTGACGAATTACCAATACAGTACAAAGGAATCTGTGGTTATATGCTTGTAGAGACAAACGGGATTTTACTGCCAG GAAACCCAAGCATTGGAGttctgaaacacagagagaaatacTATGTGTTCAGCTCTAGAGACGCAGCGTTGTGTTTTGCATCAAAGGCAGATGAATACATCGTCCAAGTAGCAGAGAAAGCCAAATGTTCACCTGAGTTGATTCAACTCCTCGAACTCCATCAGCAATTTTCTTCAGTCTCTCCCTATTCCAAG ATGCAGTCAGGGGATAGACTTCTGGTGAAGCCCATCACTAAATGTGACAGCTGTACACAGACCGACACCCATCTGTTGGAGACCAACATTTTCGAATCTTATGAGTGGAATGAGTGGGAACTCAGAAGAAAAGCCATCAAATTG GCCAATCTTCGGAGTAGAGTTACCCATTCCATGCAGACTAATCTGAGCCATATGAGGAGGGACAACGTCACCCAAACATATCTGCTCAAAGATGTAGCATGCCAGAGCAGGAAAGATGGCACGAGTAACATACCTAAGCCTCAGGTTTACCTTGCTGGTCTTCgaggagaaaaaaacaagacCACACGCATGATAAAGACCAACTTAACCAGATCTATCGATGAATAG
- the slc35a1 gene encoding CMP-sialic acid transporter produces the protein MGMANEPVSVAFKLYCLSVMTLVAATYTVALRYTRTISSTEMYFSTTAVCITEVIKLFLSLGMLAKETGTLGRMKTSLVEHVLQSPRELLKLSVPSVVYAIQNNMAFIALSNLDAAVYQVTYQLKIPCTALCTVLMLNRSLSRLQWFSVFMLCGGVTLVQWKPAEATKLQIEQNPFLGFIAIAVAVICSGFAGVYFEKVLKSSDTSLWVRNIQMYLSGIVVTLAGVYLADGAQVIEKGFFFGYTPWVCFVVLLASVGGLYTSVVVKYTDNIMKGFSAAAAIVLSTVASVTLFGLQITVTFATGAMLVCVSIYLYGLPKQDTSRIPKADTDTESRQKLITV, from the exons ATGGGCATGGCTAACG AGCCGGTGAGTGTGGCGTTCAAGCTCTACTGCCTGTCGGTAATGACACTGGTGGCAGCAACTTACACAGTTGCCTTAAGATACACAAGAACAATTTCATCAACAGAGATGTACTTTTCCACAACAGCAGTATGCATTACGGAAGTGATTAAATTGTTCCTGAGCCTAGGGATGTTGGCCAA AGAGACTGGAACCTTGGGCAGGATGAAGACCTCACTGGTGGAGCATGTACTTCAAAGTCCCAGGGAGCTTCTGAAGCTGAGTGTTCCCTCTGTGGTGTATGCCATTCAGAATAACATGGCCTTCATTGCCCTGAGTAACCTAGATGCAGCTGTGTATCAG GTGACGTATCAGCTGAAGATCCCATGCACAGCCCTGTGCACGGTGCTGATGTTGAATCGCTCCCTCAGCAGGCTGCAGTGGTTCTCTGTCTTCATGCTCTGTGGAGGCGTCACCTTGGTCCAGTGGAAGCCCGCCGAGGCTACCAAACTCCAG ATCGAGCAAAACCCTTTCCTGGGGTTTATAGCAATCGCGGTTGCCGTAATCTGCTCTGGGTTTGCAG GGGTGTATTTTGAGAAGGTCCTGAAGAGCTCTGACACGTCCCTCTGGGTGCGGAACATCCAAATGTACTTGTCGGGCATTGTGGTCACCCTAGCTGGCGTGTACCTGGCAGACGGAGCCCAGGTCATAGAGAAAGGCTTCTTCTTCGGCTATACTCCATGGGTGTGCTTCGTTGTCT TGCTGGCAAGTGTGGGTGGTCTGTACACGTCTGTGGTGGTGAAGTACACTGACAACATCATGAAGGGCTTctctgctgcagctgccatTGTCCTCTCCACTGTAGCCTCTGTCACCCTGTTTGGGCTGCAAATAA CCGTTACTTTTGCCACTGGAGCCATGCTAGTATGTGTATCGATATACCTGTATGGACTTCCAAAGCAGGACACCTCCAGGATTCCAAAGGCGGACACGGATACGGAGTCCCGACAAAAATTGATAACTGTGTGA
- the rars2 gene encoding probable arginine--tRNA ligase, mitochondrial produces MASFFRRSIASKLSRILGQSEEVFIGALSAVPVSKKHLSPDFRLSVSTLIKNGVISPKGDIQSQTEALAKELEQDSVVEEISAGRGVINFKLSRKVLVEKILQQLGERDFRFGAKSELFASLEKGTTLVEFSSPNIAKKFHAGHLRSTMIGNFIANLKASLGNDVIRVNYLGDWGMQFGMLGVGYQRFGCQEQLKKNPLQHLFDVYVQVNREAETCDDISQAARTFFRQLEKHEHPALSLWQQFREITVEEYQKVYKRLGVQFDVYSGESFHQEQAREVVQQLQTQGLLKTTERGTNVVDLSPSGDMSRYATVLRSDGTSLYITRDIAAAINRKENYHFDEMIYVTDKSQETHFQQLFQILSTMGHPWAERCRHVGFGLIQGMKTRRGEVVFLEDVLDEARSRMLKNMSLSKTTKQLDDPENTAEKVGISALIVQDFKGPLTSDYTFDWDRMLQAHGDTGVFLQYTHARLCSLIQRYGDGAGGACDPSLLLEPRSIAVFQHLLRYDEVLYQASQDLQPKHVVNFLLTLCHLAGSAHRELQVGERTQNVAQARLRLFIGICSVLASGMRVLGMTPVKKM; encoded by the exons ATGGCGTCTTTCTTTAGAAGGAGTATTGCATCGAAG CTGTCAAGGATTTTGGGACAGTCCGAAGAAGTATTCATAGGAGCTCTCTCTGCAGTTCCAGTCTCAAAGAAaca TTTGTCTCCAGATTTCAGGCTCTCGGTGAGCACCTTAATAAAAAATGGAGTCATCTCACCCAAAGGAGACATCCAGTCACAGACAGAGGCCCTGGCCAAAGAG TTGGAGCAAGACAGTGTGGTGGAAGAGATATCTGCTGGACGTGGAGTTATCAACTTTAAACTCAGCCGGAAAGTCCTGGTAGAG AAAATATTGCagcagttgggagagagagattttagGTTTGGTGCAAAAAGTGAACTTTTTGCTAGCCTTGAAAAAGGAACAACTTTGGTGGAATTTAG TTCTCCAAATATAGCAAAAAAGTTTCATGCGGGGCATCTGCGTTCTACAATGATTG gTAACTTTATTgccaatctaaaagcatcattgggAAATGATGTCATAAGAGTGAACTACCTAGGAGACTGGGGCATGCAGTTTG GAATGCTAGGTGTTGGATATCAGCGTTTTGGTTGTCAGGAACAATTGAAAAAGAATCCCTTACAGCACCTTTTTGAC GTCTATGTTCAGGTGAACAGAGAAGCGGAGACCTGTGATGACATATCCCAGGCTGCCAGAACATTTTTCAGGCAGCTGGAAAAACATGAGCACCCGGCCTTGTCACTATGGCAACAGTTCAGAGAGATCACAGTGGAGGAGTACCAGAAGGTGTACAAG CGTCTTGGGGTCCAGTTTGACGTCTACTCTGGGGAGTCTTTTCATCAGGAACAAGCCCGGGAGGTAGTGCAGCAGCTCCAGACCCAAGGCCTTTTGAAAACTACTGA GAGAGGTACGAATGTGGTGGATCTCTCCCCATCTGGAGACATGTCCAGATATGCTACCGTCCTTCGCAGTGATGGGACTTCTCTCTATATCACCAG AGATATTGCTGCAGCCATAAATCGAAAAGAAAATTATCACTTTGATGAGATGATATATGTG ACAGACAAAAGTCAAGAAACACATTTCCAGCAACTGTTCCAGATCCTATCGACTATGGGGCACCCATGGGCTGAGAG GTGTCGCCACGTGGGGTTCGGCCTGATACAGGGGATGAAAACGAGGCGTGGAGAAGTCGTGTTCCTGGAGGATGTGCTGGATGAGGCCCGGAGCAGGATGCTGAAGAACATGAGCCTGTCCAAGA CCACCAAGCAACTGGACGATCCAGAGAATACAGCTGAAAAAGTTGGAATAAGTGCTCTTATAGTTCAG GACTTTAAAGGACCCCTGACATCAGATTATACGTTTGACTGGGACAGGATGCTTCAAGCACACGGTGACACAGGGGTGTTTCTTCAATACACTCATGCACGCCTTTGCAG TTTGATTCAGAGATATGGAGATGGGGCCGGAGGTGCCTGTGATCCGTCACTTCTACTGGAGCCAAGGAGCATTGCAGTGTTCCAGCACCTCCTTCG CTATGACGAGGTTCTATACCAGGCTTCACAGGATCTGCAGCCCAAACATGTTGTCAACTTTCTCCTGACACTATG TCACCTGGCCGGCTCTGCTCACAGGGAGCTTCAGGTGGGGGAAAGAACTCAAAATGTTGCCCAG GCAAGGTTGAGGCTGTTTATCGGGATCTGCTCTGTCCTGGCCAGCGGGATGAGGGTCCTGGGTATGACACCGGTAAAGAAAATGTAG
- the akirin2 gene encoding akirin-2, with protein MACGATLKRTMDFDPLMNPASPKRRRCAPMSTTASTSSPQKYLRMEPSPFGEISSRLTAEQILHNIKQEYKRMQKRRHLESNSQQTEGCCPLDSLPHNSLLSGSTLPGTSSGASSPTRKEQPLFTLRQVGMICERLLKEREEKIREEYDDILTTKLAEQYDAFVKFTHDQLMRRFGEQPASYVS; from the exons ATGGCTTGTGGggctactttaaaaaggactatgGATttcgatccattgatgaatccGGCGTCCCCTAAAAGAAGGCGATGCGCCCCGATGTCTACAACTGCCTCCACTTCATCACCACAAAAATATCTGCGTATGGAACCTTCACCATTTGGAGAAATATCATCTAGACTTACAGCCG AGCAAATTCTTCACAACATCAAGCAAGAATACAAGCGAATGCAGAAGCGAAGACACCTGGAGAGCAACTCTCAGCAGACAGAGGGGTGCTGTCCACTGGACTCTCTGCCTCATAACTCTCTTCTGAGTGGATCCACTCTGCCAG GTACTTCTTCAGGTGCTTCTTCTCCAACCAGGAAAGAGCAGCCCTTGTTCACCCTGAGGCAGGTAGGGATGATCTGTGAACGCTTACTGAAAGAGCGCGAGGAGAAAATAAGGGAAGAATATGATGACATTTTGACGACCAAACTTGCTG AGCAATATGATGCCTTTGTCAAGTTCACTCATGACCAGCTCATGCGTCGATTTGGAGAACAACCTGCTAGCT ATGTTTCCTGA
- the si:ch211-241j12.3 gene encoding actin-85C isoform X3: MKAGFADQDLPSTIFPTIIGLPKYEEIMNGNFERETYIGHDAQHMRGVLTLKYPMKNGIISNWDDMEKIWHHTFQQLGVEPDDHPVLLTEAAMNPRDNRQRMVELMFESFNVPLTYVAMQAVLALYAAGRSTGVVFDSGDGVSHSVPVFEGYCLPHAVQRFTMAGYDVTMHLQKLLQEQGVCMRTSAELEIVREMKEKCCSVAEDYESELTCGGSASSEMHYTMPDGQVISLSTERFRAPEILFKPELIGRDHYGMHESIFKSILSSDLDLRRSFLGNIVLAGGNTLLAGLPERLQKEIRVMVPSDVGECVRVTSPKDRDFSVWSGGAVLANLPSFASAWISQEEYEEFGPQIVFRKCF; encoded by the exons ATGAAAGCTGGCTTTGCTGATCAGGACCTTCCATCTACAATTTTCCCAACAATTATTGGGCTGCCCAAGTATGAG GAAATAATGAATGGCAACTTTGAACGGGAGACCTACATTGGACATGATGCTCAACACATGAGAGGAGTTCTGACACTGAAGTACCCCATGAAAAATGGAATAATTAGCAACTGGGATGACATGGAAAAG ATTTGGCACCACACGTTCCAGCAGCTCGGAGTAGAGCCTGACGACCACCCTGTTCTTCTGACAGAGGCGGCCATGAATCCTCGGGATAACCGGCAGCGCATGGTGGAGCTCATGTTTGAGAGTTTCAATGTTCCTCTCACCTACGTGGCCATGCAGGCAGTGCTAGCGCTCTATGCTGCAGGGAGATCAACAG GTGTGGTGTTTGACTCCGGGGATGGAGTGAGTCatagtgtgcctgtgtttgagggGTACTGCCTTCCCCATGCTGTTCAGCGCTTCACCATGGCAGGATATGATGTCACAATGCATCTCCAAAAG CTCCTGCAGGAACAAGGGGTGTGCATGCGCACCTCTGCAGAGCTTGAGATAGTCCGGGAGATGAAGGAGAAGTGCTGCAGTGTGGCTGAAGACTATGAATCTGAGCTCACGTGTGGGGGGTCTGCTAGCAGTGAGATGCATTACACCATGCCTGATGGCCAGGTCATCAGCCTCAGCACTGAGAGGTTCAG GGCACCGGAGATCCTGTTCAAGCCAGAGCTAATTGGACGTGACCATTATGGGATGCATGAGAGCATTTTCAAATCCATCCTCAGCTCTGACCTTGACCTACGGCGAAGTTTCCTGGGAAACATTGTTCTAGCAG GTGGAAATACCTTGCTTGCCGGCTTGCCAGAGAGACTCCAGAAGGAAATCAGAGTCATGGTCCCCTCAGACGTtggggagtgtgtgcgtgtgaccaGCCCTAAGGACAGAGATTTTTCTGTGTGGAGCGGAGGTGCGGTACTGGCCAATTTACCCTCTTTTGCTTCTGCCTGGATCAGCCAAGAGGAGTATGAGGAATTTGGCCCCCAGATTGTCTTCAGGAAGTGCTTCTGA